The Candidatus Binataceae bacterium DNA window CGGCGTCATAAAGGCCATCCGGGTATGATGAAACTTTACGATTTCCTGCCCTGCCCGTTCGGTCAAAAGGTGCGGATTGTTCTGGCGGAAAAGAGCCTGACCTACGAGCTCATCCAGATTGACTTCGCCCAGAATGACCAACGGCGCCCCGAATTCCTCCGGCTGAACCCGTTTGCCCGGGTTCCGGTGCTGGTCGACGAAGACACCACAGTCTACGATTCGACGATCATCAACGAATATCTGGAGGACGAATATCCGGAACCGCCCGTGCTGCCGACAATCGGCTCGAGCGCGCAGCGCGCGCGGGCGCGGCTGTTCGAGGACTTCGCCGATACCTCGTTCACGCCGCAGGTTGGACAACTCATGACCGAGATGGCGCGGGCGGAGGGCGAGCGCGACCAGGGACGCCTCCAGCGGCTGCATCGTTCGATCGAGCGCGCGCTGGACTATCTCAATCACGAGCTGACCGGACAGCAGTTTCTGGCCGGAGAGTTTTCGGTCGCCGACATCGGGTTCGCGCCGCGCATGCTGGTATTGGGCGAATTGGGAGTCCAGACGGGAACCAATCGTCCCAACGTCGACGCGTGGATAAGGCGGCTGTTGGAGCGGCCGAGCATCCAGTCCCTCCAAGGCGTGACGATCGAACCGCTCGCCGGCGTCTAGCTCTCGCGGTCGCGAATTCTGCTAGACGATTTTCGCAGGTTGGAAAAGCGACAGGCGCGCCGTCCCGATGGGCGGCGCGCCTGCTTTTCAGGGGTCATCGATGCAGAGCGGTAATTGCTAGGCTAAACCATCCGCAGCCGATTTAACAGCCAATCGGCCGTTCCGTCCCTGGCTACTAGGGTTGATCCTCGCCGAACAGCGGTTCCTCGTCCTCGGCACGCGTCGAGGCCACACCGGTCGCCCGGTAAAGCAGCTTGGCCGCGAATAGCTTGTTGCCCAGCCGACCCTGTGGCTTCAGCATTCCCCCGTGCCGGCGGCACCGCGGGCACGCCATAGTGCCGCTCAGGAGGCTCGCGTTCTGGGGAGTGATGCGCAGGTCAAAGGTAGCTCCGCATCCTGGGTTCTGGCATACGGTCCGGTAAACGACTCCCGGCCGCTCGGCGCTCTTGGTTTCAGTGGTTGTCGCGGTTTGCATTGAGCTATCTCCTTGCCGCGTCTGTAGGTTCTATCAGCCGCGCTGGTCAATTAGACGTAAAACGCAGTCAAAAGTTTCAAGCAAGCCATGTGCCTAGGCTGATTTGGCGTTCGATTTTCAGGAAAATATCTATAAATCCGACACTTAGGGGCGGTCAGGATGATCTGACCGAAAGTCGAGCAATTTTCGCACAATGAGCCCTTTTTGCAACAATGCTCTCTAATTTCTGGCAAAATGACTCAGAATCCGTCGCCGATTAAGCCACTTTTGAAATGCTACCCTTTGCGACATTATACGAGACGAGCGGCCTTTTCCGATTATGGTCTGATGATCGCTTGGTGAATCTGGGCTGAGATGCAACGAAGGGTGGGGCAATGAGGACTCTTGCGATGGTGATGGCCGGAGGGCTGGGCAGCAGGCTGCACCCGCTGACCCGCGACCGCGCCAAGCCGGCTGTGCCTTTTGGCGGCAAGTACCGGATTATCGATTTCGTGCTTTCGAATCTTGTAAACTCGCGAATTTACGCGATTTACGTGCTGGTGCAATGGCGCTCCCAGTCGCTTATCGAGCATCTCAAGGACGGATGGCAGTTCGGCGGGATACTGACCGACCAGTTCGTCACCCCGGTTCCCGCCCAGATGCGGATGGGCGAGAGCTGGTACCAGGGCACCGCCGACGCCATCTTTCAGAACCTCAACCTGCTGGAAGACAATAATCCCGACCTCGTCGCGGTCTTCGGCGCCGACCATATCTACCGGATGGACGTGCAGCAGATGATCGAGTTCCATCTCGAGCGCAAGGCCGCCATAACCGTCGCCACCATCCCGGTCCGAATCGAGGAAGCCGACCAGTTCGGAATCGTCCAGGTCGACTCGGGATTGCGCGTTTCGGGTTTTCAGGAGAAACCGTCGAGCGCGCGTGCGATGCCCGGGGCGCCCGGACAGTGCCTCGCTTCGATGGGCAACTATCTGTTCAATCCCGAAGTCCTGCGCCGCGCGCTGGAGGAGGACTCGACCATCGCTTCGAGCCATCACGACTTCGGCCGCGATCTCATCCCGCGCCTGATTGAACGGGTTCCCATCTACGCCTATAACTTCATGACCAATCGCATCCAGGGCGATTCCGAGGTCAACCTGAGCTACTGGCGCGACGTCGGCACGATCGACGCCTACTACGAAGCCAACATGGATCTGCGCGACGCGCGGCCCCATCTCAACCTCTACAACCAGCGCTGGCCGTTGCGCACGGCCTACTACGATCAGCCGCCGGCCAAGTTCGTCTTCGACGAGCACGGGCGGCGGGGCGAAGCGCTGCATTCGGTCGTCTCCGAAGGATGCATCGTGTCGGGCGGCACCGTGCGCAACTCGGTGCTCGGCCGTTCGGTTTTCGTCCACTCGTGGAGCCTGGTCGAGGATTCGGTGATCATGGATTACAGCGAGATCGGCCGCCACGCCCGCGTGCGCCGCGCGATCATCGACAAGAACGTTTACATCTCCGAGGGCGACGAGATCGGTTACGATCTCGAGCGCGACCGCCAGCGCTTTCATGTCACCGACTCGGGCCTGGTCGTGATCGCCAAGGCCCCCAAGCGCGAGCGGCAAAGCCTGTGACCCAAAGCCTCGCCGGCGACCTGACCGAAAATCGCTCCAGCGGCGGCGCGGCTGCCGCCAACGGCACACGCGGCAACGGCGACACGCTGGACGCGCCCGGCGAGGAGACGGACGGCGCCGATCCGTCCCAATCTGCGTGCAAGGGCAGCGTCCGCCGCGAGCGCCCCCCGCTTGCCGGGCTCAAACTCGGCCGCAAGGACTGGATTGTATTCCAGGCGATGCGCGCGGCCGTGTACGCGCTGAGCCTGCTGCCTGACTTCGCCCTGTATCCGCTCGGAATGCTCGGCGGCTACGCCGCGTATCTGCTCGATCGCCGCCACGTGGCGGTCGGCATGACCAACCTCCGGATCGCGTTTCCCGATCGCTCCGGGCGCGAACTCCGGCGCATCGTGCGCGCCTCCTACCTGAACCTCGGCCGCAGCGGCGCCGAGTACGTGCGCCTGGCCGGGTTTTTCCACCGCCGGCTCGTCCGGCACGTCACCTACGAGCGCTTCCACTACTGGGACGAGCTCAAGCGGCTCTATCCGGGGCGCGGCATCGTCGTGCTGAGCGCGCACTTCGGCAACTTCGAGCTCCTGGCGGCCGCGCACGCCCTTCACGGCCATCCGATAACCCTGGTCCATCACACGCAGCGCTTCCTCGCCGGCGACGCATTGATGACCTGGGTGCGCGAGCGCGCCGGAGTGGACGTCGTGCGCAAGCGCTCGGCCGCTCGCGCCGTGCTCAAATCGCTCGCCGACGGCGAATTGGTGGGCGTTCCGTTCGATCAGAACGCGAAGCGCGGCGAAGCGGTGTTCGTGCCGTTTTTTGGCGAGCCGGCGGCGACCTCGCGCACGCTCGCGCGGCTGGTGCGAAAGTCGGGCGCGCTGGTGGTCCCGGTCTTCATCGTGCGCGAGCCCGACAAGCGCCGCCATCGCATCGTCATCCAGGACCTCGTCGCGCTTCAGGAGAGCGCCGACGCCGAGGCCGACATCGTCGAGAACACGCGGCGCTTTCTGCGCCCGATCGAAGAGATCGTGCGCCGGTATCCCGAGCAATTCCTCTGGCAGCATCGGCGCTACCGCACGCGGCCGCGCGGTATGGCGCCGTTGTACGAGGAAACGCGGCGGCATCGCGATTCCCGCGCCAAAGCGATATCTTAGTCTTGATGTCCCGCAAATAACTTATCTTTCCGGAAAAGCCTCAAGGTGTTATTCCGAGGGAGTCGGCGACCGAGGAATCCCTGATCTTCATTTGTTTTTCGTGGAAGCCGGGATTCTTCGCTGCGCTCGGAACGACAGCCCTCAGATCTTGGGATGAAACTTATTTCCAGGACGCCACACTAGCAGCGCTATTTCGATCCGAGCCCTTGGGCCGCGGAACATCGTCGCCGCGGCGCACGTTCTCTTTACGGAAGTCCAACCAGAGGCATCATCATGAACCTCGATCTATTTGGCGGAGCCAGCGCCGTGCGAGCGCCCGGGTCCGGCCCGTCGGCCGCGGTGTCCGAAGAACATGGCGCGGCGCCCGCGATTCTGTCCGCCGCCACCGCGCTTGCGCCCAACGTGGTCGAGCAGGCGTCGATCGCGAGCCTGCTCAAGGGGCTGTGGGGTGAGAAATACGAGCAGTCGCGGCGCTGGCGCTCGACCTTCGAGCAGATCCAGCGCTCGGTGCGGATCGATCGGCGATACCTGGCGCTGCCGGTCAGCGAATATCCGCCGCTCGACTCGTTTGCCAAGACCAATGCCGCGTACGCGTGTGTCGCGCCGGAATTGGGCGCAGCGGCGGCAGAGCGCGCGCTTGCGGCGGCCGGGATGACCGCGCGCGACGTCGACTACCTGTTCTTCGTCACCGGCACCGGGATCGCGACGCCGAGCCTTGATGCGCGAATCGTTAACCGGCTCGGGATGCGCGCTGAAGTGCGGCGCACGCCGATCTTCGGACTCGGATGCGCGGGCGGAGTGGCCGCGGTGGTGCGCGCCGCCGACGTGCTGCGCGGATTTCCGGACCGGGTCGCGATGGTGGTCTCGGCGGAGCTGTGCTCGCTTACCCTGCAGCGCAGCGACGACTCGGTCGCCAATATCATCGCCTCGGCGCTGTTCGGCGACGGAGCAGCGGCGGTGGTGATGGCCGGCGGCGCCGCGGCCACGCGTTGCGGCGATGCCGGCGCGATCCCGCGGGTCATCGCGACCCGTTCGGTCTTCTATCGCGACAGCGAGCGGATGATGGGATGGGACGTGGTGGAAAGCGGACTCAAGATCGTGCTGTCGCCCGCGATCCCGGAATTGGTGCGCGAGCACTTGGGCGGCGATGTCGACGCGATGCTCGCGGAGCAGGGCCTGGGGCGTTCGGCCATAACCCACTGGATTGCGCACACCGGCGGAAATCGCGTGCTCGAGGCGATCGCCGCGGCGCTCGAACTTCCGCCCGGCGCGCTCGACCGCTCGTGGCGGCTGCTCGCGGCGACCGGCAACCTGTCTTCGGCCTCGGTGCTGTTCGTGCTGCACGATCTCCTCGATGCGGGCGCGGCGCGGGCGGGCGAGTATGGAGTGATGCTCGCGATGGGTCCGGGGTTCTGCGCGGAGCTGGCGCTACTCCGATGGTGATCTCGCTCCGCGCGTACCTGGCGATCATCACGGCGCTCGCGCTCGAGCGGCTGTTTCATCTGGCGCTCGCCTCGCGCAACGCGCGTCGCGCATTCGCGATGGGCGCGGTCGAGCGCGGACGGGGCCACTATCCGGCGCTGGCGGCGCTTCACGCGCTCTTCCTGGTCTCGGCGGCGGCCGAGGCGATCGTGCTCCGGCGTCCGTTCCCGGGCGCGCTCGGATGGGCCGCGCTTGGCGCCGCGCTCGGAGCACAGGCGCTCCGCTACTGGTCGATCGCGGCGCTGGGCTCGCGCTGGAACACGCGTATCATCGTGCTGCCCGGCGCCGCTCCGGTGGTCCGCGGGCCGTACCGCTTTATGCGCCATCCCAACTATCTTGCGGTGATCATCGAAATCGCATGCGTGCCGATGATCCGGGGATGCTGGATAACGGCGACGGTATTTTCGATCGCCAATGCGGTGCTGCTGAGAACGAGGATTCCCGCCGAGGAGGCTGCGCTGGGCTCCCGCTACGCGCTCGAATTCAGCGGCCGGCTGCGGCTGGTTCCCAAACCTTCGCCACGGACCGCGCGGCACGACGCGCACGGCGGGGCCCGCCGCAGGATCGCGCAGCGGCGCCGCGGATTAACCACGCGCTAACTCGCCGCCCGTCGCGCGAAAGGTTCTGGCAATACGACAGAATCCCGATAGACTGGCGGCCGATGCCCGGCGCCCGAGTTTGACGCGCATTTCAGAAACCTTGGAGGCGTTCCACGATGAGCAAGACATATGAGAAGCACGCAATCACCGCGGATTTCGCGCAGAAGCTGGTCGATGCGGCGGTCGCCAAGGCCAACGAGCTCAAAATTCCGCAGTGCGTTGCGATCGTCGACGAGGGCGGAAACCTGAAGGCCTTCGTGCGTATGGACGGCGCGGCGCTTATTCCGATCGAGATCGCGCAGAGCAAGGCCTACACCGCGCTGTTCGGCTTTCCGACTCACGAATTTTTCAATTTCATCAAGGGCGACCCGGCGCTCGTAGCGGGCATCCCGGGACGCGCGCGCGTCGCCGCGTTCGGCGGCGGCTATCCGATCAAGATCGCTGGCGAAGTCGTCGGCGCGATTGGCGTGAGCGGCGGCACGGTCGAGCAGGACATGCAGTGCGCCGAGGCGGCGTTGAAGCTGGTGCAGTAGAGTCCGCTACGCCGGTTACGAAACCGATTTCCAGGAAAGCGGAGCGTGCCGCGCGGCGCGCTCCGCCTCGCGTCTAGGCGCGCTTGCCGACGAGCCGCGGCATCAGCGCGATGATGGCGAGCGAAATCGCCCACGCCGCCGCACCGGTCACCAGCGCTGGTCGTCCGTATCCGGCGATCCAATGCGGCGGCGCGGCCCGCGGCGCGCCGCCATAAGGCCATAGCTTGACCCCAAGTACCAGCCCGGCATGCAATCCTGCCGAGAAGTACACGCTGCCGGTCAGCAGATAAGCCTCGCCCAGCGCAAGCCCGAGTAGAAACAGCCCAACGAGCGCGGGCAGCGCTGCCGCCGGATGGGCCAGTTGCGCAAGGCTCGAGCCGAGGTTGTGAAAGCCCGCCGCCGCGTCGAATCCCGTCACGTAAAAGCGTGCGGGCGAACGCACTAGATGCGCTAGCGCGTAGATTGCCGAACTGATCGCCAGCGCACCGTAACGGCCGAAGTCCTCTATCATCCCGCCCAGCACGAAGGCGCGGAAGAAGCCTTCCTCGATTATCGCAATCAGGATCGCCCCGGCCACGTACTTGGGCGCGCGCGCAAGCGCCTGGCCGGTCCCCATCGCGTCGCGCCCGCCAAACATCGCACCGAGCACGAGCAGTATCGCGATAGACGCCGCCGCAACCGCCAATCCGCGCACTGCGCTGCCGAGATTGTTGAGCGGACCGGCGAAACCGCGCCCGAGCAGACGGGCGAGGCGCAATTGGCGCGCCCAAAGCGCCATCATCGCCGCCATCGTCGCCATCACGACGCGATCGAAGATGCGCGGGAATGGGAAGCGGTAACCGGCGGCGCCGAGCGCGTTCGCAACAAAGGGTGCGATAACAGCCGCAGCGGCGGCCGCGAGCAAAAGCGCAATCGTTAGTCTGACGGTGAATCGCATCGCAGAGGTGGACGCTTGCGTGGCCGATGAACGCAATGCCCACGAAGCGTTAACGGTTGCGGCCGCGCCATGCAAGCGCCCATCCGCTGACCCGCGCATCGATCGGGTGGTTGAAGCGAGAATCGGCTATCTAATACCTGAATGGCCACAATAAGCCTAATAAAGAATGATATAGTCTTTTGCACTATCATATATTGTTAAATCTTTTCAAATTCTATTTAGACATATATAGAGATAGATTATAGTTATAAAACAGTTGAAAGAATTTCACAGGATGAATGAGGTACTGTGAGACGGTAACATCAAGCAATTGGCGAGTAGGGCAAAGCTTAAGAGCGAAACCAGAAGGAAAAGGGAGGAAACGATGAAAAGGACCAAGATACTTGTCGCCGTGGGATGCCTGCTGGGGCTGGCTCTGGCCCGGGTGCCGGCTTACGCGAGCCCTACCAACAAGAAGATCACGCTAGCCTGCAACAGCCCAAATGCTGCGATTCCATTAGCGGCTCGGTGACCGTCACACTTTGCGACACGACGGCATGTGACAATTCCCTGGTCTGTCCTGTAGTCAACTGCGACACCGGCGGCACCATATCCGTGACGCAGGCCTGTAACACTGATAATGCCACAACGCCGTTTAAGGTCGGTGCGGTCAGGGTAAACATCTGTTATCAGGAAGATGGGGATCTCGATCCGACCTGTACCCAGCATCCGGGGACCGGAGGCGGAACCGCTGTCACCGGAAAGGGATTTACCACCGTGGTCGGACCGGGTTCGCCGCCGACCGGTGATGGCGATACCGTTTCGCTGATCGTCAAGTAGCAGCGACGTTCTCGCGCTCGCCACATCTGCAGGCCCGGCCCAGCATGGGCTGGGCCTCGCTTTTTCAGGATGGTTTCGCCTCTCGACCGCATCGAGTCGAGCCGCCGAAAGTGGCGGATCGCAAATGTCTGTGCTAGCTCACCGCAAAGATGGCTCGTCGCGGCATGCGCTCGAGCGATAATCCCTTTCTTTCGCGTGAGGCTCTAAATGGACCTGGGACTCAAGGGCAGAGTGGCGTTGGTGACCGGCGCGAGCATGGGAATCGGCGAGGCGACCGCGGTCGAGCTTGCGGGCGAGGGATGCGAGCTTGCGATCTGCTCGCGCCACGCCGACCAACTAGCAAAGGTGCGCGACCAGATCGTCGCCAAGGGCGTGCGATGCGTCGTCAAGGAGTGCGACATCCGCAAGCCCGGCGATATCGCCGCGCTTTTCGACGAAGTCCGCCGCGCTTACGGCCGCCTCGACATCCTAGTGAACAACGCCGGCGCCGCGACGCACGGGACCTTCGCCTCGCTGACCGACGAGCAGTTGATCGCCGACTACGAGCTCAAGGTTCTCGGGCAGTTGCGATGCACACGCGCCGCGCTGCCGCTGCTGGAAAAGAGCGCGGCGCCACGCGTGATCAACGTCAACGCGATCGCCGGGCGCGTGGTGATTCCGGGGCTGTTCGCCACCACGATGCATCGGGCCTCCTGTTATGCGCTCAGCAAGGCGCTCGCGTGGGAGCTCGCCGATCGCAAGATCCTGGTCAACTCGGTGAATATCGGGCTCGTCCACACCAATCAGATCGAACGTGCGCACGCGCGCCGCGCCCCCGACGTCCCGTTGGAGAAATTCATGGCGCAGGCGGCACAGATCGTTCCGCTCAAACGCTTCGGCGAGCCGCACGAGGTCTCGGGCCTGATTGCGTTTTTGGCCTCCGAACGGGCCGGTTTCATCACTGGCGCGTCGATCGATGTGGGCGGCGGCCAGGGCGCTCATGTCTAGGCTCCGACGCTTCGCGTGGCGCTCCGCTCCCGCCGAGTTCCGGCGCTAGCGCTCAGGGTTGCGCTGCGGCTCGAGCACGATTTCCAGCGGGCACGCGCGCGCCGGCGCCCGCACCACGGACATCACCGCGTCCGCCACATCTTCGGCCGAGAGCATCAGCGAGCGATCGAGGCGTTTGTTGGACGGGATGAGCGCGGTGTCGACCAGCCCCGGGATTATCACCGACAACTTGACCCCGCTCGGACGCAGTTCGGCGAAGGCCGCGCGGCTGAACGCGATCAGCCCGGCCTTGGCCGCTGCATAGACCGCCTCGCCCGCCGGCGTATTACGTGCCGCTGCCGAGGCGACGTTTACGATGGCGCCGCCACCGTCTTTGGCCATCCGCGCCGCCGCAAGGCGCGCGAGCGCGATTGGCGCGCGCAGATTCACGGCCAGGATGCGGTCCAGCGCGGCGGTGCCGAGCTTGACCAGCGGCGTGCGCGGCGGCGCCCATCCGGCATTGTTCACCAGCACGTCGATGCGCCCAAAGTGCTCGAGCACGGCGTCGAACAGGGTCTGCGGGCTGTCCTCGCCGGCGAGATCGATCAGCACGATGAGCGAGCGTGCGGGGTCGAGGCCTGAGAGGCGCCGTGTCTCTTCGAGTTCGTCGAAACTGCGCGCGGCAACACATAGCGCGTAGCCATCGCGCGCGAGCGCAAGCGCGGTCGCGCGGCCGATCCCGCGTCCCGCACCGGTCACGAGCGCCACGCGCTGTTCTGCCTGCTCTGCCATCCCGCATGAATGCCCGGCGGCGGCGCCGCGGCGGTCAAAAATGCAGCTTGCACGATCAAGCCGACTTCCACAAACTGTGATGGATAACGGCCGCGGGCGGGGACTACCGTCGGCGGCGGCTCGGCGTCGGGAGGAGGCATTCGGCAAGCGTGAATCCGCAGGTTTTTCGCGAGTACGACATTCGCGGCATCGTCGAGCGCGATTTCGACGACGACTTTGTCGTAAATCTGGGCCGCGCCTACGCGACGATGCTTCGGCGGGTGGGCAAGACGACGATCACGCTCGGGCGCGACTGCCGGCTCTCGTCGGACCGCCTGTTCGGACTGCTGAGCGACGGTCTTCTCCAGAGCGGCATCAACGTGGTCGATATCGGCGTCGTGCCGACGCCGCTGCTGTATTTTTCGGTGATTCACTGGCGGATGGACGGCGGCGCCATGATCACCGGGAGTCACAATGCCGCCGAGTATAACGGCTTCAAGCTGGGCATCGGCCCTTCGACCATCTACGGCGATGAGATCCAGGAGGCCCGCCGCATCATCGAGCGCAAGGATTTCATCTCCGCGCCAGCGCGCGGCACGTTAAGCTCGCGCCCGGTGCACGGCGACTACAACGATTTCATCAAACGCACCATCACGTTGCGGCCCGGGCTCAAGGTCGCAGTCGACGGCGGCAACGGATGCGGCGGCGTGGTCGCGGCGCCGCTGATGCGCGAATTGGGGCTCGAGACAGTCGAGCTTTTCATCGAGATGGACGGCCGCTTTCCCAACCACCACCCGGACCCCACCGTCGAAGAGAACATGCGCGACCTCATCGCGGCGGTGAAAAGCAGCGGTGCCGGAATCGGAATCGCCTACGACGGCGACGCCGACCGCATCGGCGCGGTGGACGAGAACGGCCGCATCGTATGGGGCGACGAGTTGATGGTGGTGTTTTCGCGCACGATTCTGCGCGAGCGGCCGGGCGCCGCGATTATCGGCGACGTCAAGTGCTCCAACCGCATGTACGACGACATCGCCGCGCACGGCGGCCGCGCGATCATGTGGAAAACCGGCCATTCGCTGATCAAGAGCAAGCTCAAGGAGGAGCACGCCGCGCTCGCCGGCGAGATGAGCGGACACATGTTTTTTGCCGATCGCTACTACGGGTTCGACGACGCGATCTACGCTTCCTTCCGCCTGCTCGAGATCGTAAGCCGCGAGCAGCGCGGCCTCGCGAAAATCCTCGCGGATCTTCCGAAGAGCTGCTTTACTCCCGAAATTCGCCTCGATTGCGCCGACGAGAGCAAGTTCGAACTCGTGCGCAAGGCCGCCGACTACTTTCGCGGCCGCTACGACGTGATTGAAATCGACGGCGTGCGGGTGAAGTTCCCCGGTGGATGGGGCCTGGTGCGCGCCTCGAATACGCAGCCCGCGCTGGTGATGCGCTTCGAGGCAGGCGACGAAAAAACCCTCGGCGAAATTCGCACGTTGTTCGAGAGCAAACTCAAAGAATTGGGAGCGATGTGAGCGCGCCAAGGCCGAGCGCGCTCATCATCGCTGGCGGCCGCGGCACGCGCTTTTGGCCGGAAAGCCGCGCCTGGCGGCCCAAGCCACTTTTTTCGATCGACGGACGCAGCTCGCTGCTCGCCGACACCGTTGCGCGGGTCGCTTCGGTAACCACCCGCGCGCGTACCTTCGTGCTGGTCTCGGCCGACCAGCGGACGATCTTCCGCAAGGCCCTCCGCGGCCTTATCCCGGCGGCGAACCTTGTCATCGAACCGAGCGCGCGCGGCACCGCGGTCGCGATCGCCTATGGATGCGCGACCGTCGCGCATCGCGCCGGCCCTGGCGTGGTCGCCGTGATGCCGGCCGACCATTACATCACTCCGCCGCAGGCCTTTCGCCGCACGCTTGCCGACGCTATCGCGTTTGCCGCCGCGCGCCACGCGGTAGTCGTGATCGGTGTCGTCCCCGACCGCCCCGAGCCGGGTTACGGCTATCAGCAGATCGGGCGGCCGGTAGGGCGCGGGTTCGAGGTGGTGCGCTTCGTCGAAAAGCCGCCGCTCAATGCGGCGCGCCGGATGGTCGCGTCGGGGAAGTTTCTGTGGAACGCCGGGATGTTCGTGATGGAGCCCGCGACGCTGCTCTCCGAACTCGACCAGCACGCGCCCGATCTGGGGCGCGCGATGCGCGAGTTCGGCGGCGCGTCGCCGGCCGCGGTCGCGCGCATCTATCGCAGCCTCGATTTCGACGCCTTCGATCGCGTGGTCGCCGAAAAGAGCCGCAACGTGCTGGGCGTGCAGGCGCGCTTTCGATGGCATGACGTGGGAAGCTGGGAGGGGCTCTGGGAGGCGCTCGGCGGGCGCGACGCCAACGTGCTCAAGGGCGAAGTGATCGCGCTCGACAGCGAAGGCGTGCTCGCGCGCGGCGCGAAGGGCCGCTTGATGGTGTTGCTGGGCGTTAAGGACCTGGTTGCGGTCGATACCGGCGACGCCATCCTGGTCGCCGGCCGCAAAAGTTCGCAGGACCTCCGCCACGTGGTCGACGAACTCGCCCGCCGCCGCCTGAATCGCTACCTGTAGCCGCCGCGCGGCGTTCCTTTCTTTGTGCTTTGCGCCCGCCGATGCGCTAGGATGCGCGCGTTCCGGCCTCGACGAATCACATTCTTCGCCGGACGAGGTGAGAATCTTGAAGATGAAAGATCTGCGGCGCGTTGTAACCGGCATCGACGAATCCGGCAAGTCCTACGTTGCGATAGACGGGCCCGGTGCGGGTGTTATCGAAGAGGGCGGCGCTGGGCTCGCTGAGGTCTGGGTCACCGACACGACGCCCGCCGACAACGCGACGAAGGGCGATGCGGCCGCATGGAAGATGCACCTGGAACCGCCGGCCGACGGCAGCGTCTTTCGGTTCTTCCAGCTCGCTCCGGAAGACAAGACGCTCACGCCGCGCGAACTCGAGGAGCGGACAGCGGCGATGTTCGCGGCGATCGGCGGCGCGCATTGCCGCGTCGATACCAAGCGCCATCCGAGCATGCACGCGACGCGCACGGTCGACTACGTCGTGCTGCTCTCGGGCCACGTGACGCTCCTGCTCGACAAGGGCGAAGTCG harbors:
- a CDS encoding 3-oxoacyl-[acyl-carrier-protein] synthase III C-terminal domain-containing protein, which gives rise to MNLDLFGGASAVRAPGSGPSAAVSEEHGAAPAILSAATALAPNVVEQASIASLLKGLWGEKYEQSRRWRSTFEQIQRSVRIDRRYLALPVSEYPPLDSFAKTNAAYACVAPELGAAAAERALAAAGMTARDVDYLFFVTGTGIATPSLDARIVNRLGMRAEVRRTPIFGLGCAGGVAAVVRAADVLRGFPDRVAMVVSAELCSLTLQRSDDSVANIIASALFGDGAAAVVMAGGAAATRCGDAGAIPRVIATRSVFYRDSERMMGWDVVESGLKIVLSPAIPELVREHLGGDVDAMLAEQGLGRSAITHWIAHTGGNRVLEAIAAALELPPGALDRSWRLLAATGNLSSASVLFVLHDLLDAGAARAGEYGVMLAMGPGFCAELALLRW
- a CDS encoding glutathione S-transferase family protein; protein product: MMKLYDFLPCPFGQKVRIVLAEKSLTYELIQIDFAQNDQRRPEFLRLNPFARVPVLVDEDTTVYDSTIINEYLEDEYPEPPVLPTIGSSAQRARARLFEDFADTSFTPQVGQLMTEMARAEGERDQGRLQRLHRSIERALDYLNHELTGQQFLAGEFSVADIGFAPRMLVLGELGVQTGTNRPNVDAWIRRLLERPSIQSLQGVTIEPLAGV
- a CDS encoding SDR family oxidoreductase: MDLGLKGRVALVTGASMGIGEATAVELAGEGCELAICSRHADQLAKVRDQIVAKGVRCVVKECDIRKPGDIAALFDEVRRAYGRLDILVNNAGAATHGTFASLTDEQLIADYELKVLGQLRCTRAALPLLEKSAAPRVINVNAIAGRVVIPGLFATTMHRASCYALSKALAWELADRKILVNSVNIGLVHTNQIERAHARRAPDVPLEKFMAQAAQIVPLKRFGEPHEVSGLIAFLASERAGFITGASIDVGGGQGAHV
- a CDS encoding isoprenylcysteine carboxylmethyltransferase family protein, translated to MVISLRAYLAIITALALERLFHLALASRNARRAFAMGAVERGRGHYPALAALHALFLVSAAAEAIVLRRPFPGALGWAALGAALGAQALRYWSIAALGSRWNTRIIVLPGAAPVVRGPYRFMRHPNYLAVIIEIACVPMIRGCWITATVFSIANAVLLRTRIPAEEAALGSRYALEFSGRLRLVPKPSPRTARHDAHGGARRRIAQRRRGLTTR
- a CDS encoding CPBP family intramembrane glutamic endopeptidase; translated protein: MRFTVRLTIALLLAAAAAAVIAPFVANALGAAGYRFPFPRIFDRVVMATMAAMMALWARQLRLARLLGRGFAGPLNNLGSAVRGLAVAAASIAILLVLGAMFGGRDAMGTGQALARAPKYVAGAILIAIIEEGFFRAFVLGGMIEDFGRYGALAISSAIYALAHLVRSPARFYVTGFDAAAGFHNLGSSLAQLAHPAAALPALVGLFLLGLALGEAYLLTGSVYFSAGLHAGLVLGVKLWPYGGAPRAAPPHWIAGYGRPALVTGAAAWAISLAIIALMPRLVGKRA
- a CDS encoding heme-binding protein: MSKTYEKHAITADFAQKLVDAAVAKANELKIPQCVAIVDEGGNLKAFVRMDGAALIPIEIAQSKAYTALFGFPTHEFFNFIKGDPALVAGIPGRARVAAFGGGYPIKIAGEVVGAIGVSGGTVEQDMQCAEAALKLVQ
- the glgC gene encoding glucose-1-phosphate adenylyltransferase codes for the protein MRTLAMVMAGGLGSRLHPLTRDRAKPAVPFGGKYRIIDFVLSNLVNSRIYAIYVLVQWRSQSLIEHLKDGWQFGGILTDQFVTPVPAQMRMGESWYQGTADAIFQNLNLLEDNNPDLVAVFGADHIYRMDVQQMIEFHLERKAAITVATIPVRIEEADQFGIVQVDSGLRVSGFQEKPSSARAMPGAPGQCLASMGNYLFNPEVLRRALEEDSTIASSHHDFGRDLIPRLIERVPIYAYNFMTNRIQGDSEVNLSYWRDVGTIDAYYEANMDLRDARPHLNLYNQRWPLRTAYYDQPPAKFVFDEHGRRGEALHSVVSEGCIVSGGTVRNSVLGRSVFVHSWSLVEDSVIMDYSEIGRHARVRRAIIDKNVYISEGDEIGYDLERDRQRFHVTDSGLVVIAKAPKRERQSL
- a CDS encoding lysophospholipid acyltransferase family protein encodes the protein MTQSLAGDLTENRSSGGAAAANGTRGNGDTLDAPGEETDGADPSQSACKGSVRRERPPLAGLKLGRKDWIVFQAMRAAVYALSLLPDFALYPLGMLGGYAAYLLDRRHVAVGMTNLRIAFPDRSGRELRRIVRASYLNLGRSGAEYVRLAGFFHRRLVRHVTYERFHYWDELKRLYPGRGIVVLSAHFGNFELLAAAHALHGHPITLVHHTQRFLAGDALMTWVRERAGVDVVRKRSAARAVLKSLADGELVGVPFDQNAKRGEAVFVPFFGEPAATSRTLARLVRKSGALVVPVFIVREPDKRRHRIVIQDLVALQESADAEADIVENTRRFLRPIEEIVRRYPEQFLWQHRRYRTRPRGMAPLYEETRRHRDSRAKAIS